One part of the Musa acuminata AAA Group cultivar baxijiao chromosome BXJ1-5, Cavendish_Baxijiao_AAA, whole genome shotgun sequence genome encodes these proteins:
- the LOC103974254 gene encoding inositol-3-phosphate synthase gives MFIEKFKVDSPNVRYGEEAIEAVYHYETTELVHENREGDYQWVVKPKTVGYNFKTDTRVPKLGVMLVGWGGNNGSTLTAGVIANKEGISWATKDKVQQANYFGSLTQASTIRVGSFNGEEIYAPFKSLLPMVDPDNIVFGGWDISDMNLADAMARAKVLDLDLQKQLRPYMESMVPLPGIFDPDFVAANQGARANNVIKGTKKEQVQQIIKDIREFKEKTKVDKVVVLWTANTERYSNVVVGLNDTVENLMASLEKNDAEISPSTLYGIACVLENMPYINGSPQNTFVPGLIDLAIQRNSLIGGDDFKSGQTKMKSVLVDFLVGAGIKPASIISYNHLGNNDGMNLSAPQTFRSKEISKSNVVDDMVSSNGILYETGEHPDHVIVIKYVPYVGDSKRAMDEYTSEIFLGGRSTIVLHNTCEDSLLAAPIILDLVLLAELSTRIQLKAEGEDKFHSFHPVSAILSYLTKAPLVPLGTPVVNALSKQRAMLENILRACVGLAPENNMNLEYK, from the exons ATGTTCATAGAGAAGTTCAAGGTGGACAGCCCCAACGTGAGGTATGGCGAGGAGGCGATCGAGGCGGTGTACCATTACGAGACCACTGAGCTGGTGCACGAGAACCGGGAGGGGGACTACCAATGGGTCGTCAAGCCCAAGACCGTCGGATACAACTTCAAGACCGACACCCGCGTCCCCAAGCTCGG TGTGATGCTCGTGGGATGGGGCGGGAACAATGGATCCACCCTCACAGCCGGAGTAATCGCCAACAAAGA GGGGATCTCTTGGGCGACCAAGGACAAGGTGCAGCAAGCTAACTATTTTGGATCCCTGACCCAGGCCTCCACCATCAGGGTTGGCTCCTTCAATGGGGAGGAGATCTATGCCCCCTTCAAGAGCCTGCTTCCTATG GTTGATCCGGATAATATAGTGTTTGGGGGATGGGATATCAGCGACATGAACCTGGCAGATGCCATGGCCAGGGCCAAGGTCCTGGACCTAGACCTTCAGAAGCAGCTGAGGCCCTACATGGAGTCCATGGTCCCCTTGCCCGGGATCTTCGACCCCGACTTCGTCGCCGCAAACCAGGGTGCTCGGGCCAACAATGTGATCAAAGGAACCAAGAAGGAGCAGGTCCAACAAATTATCAAGGATATAAG GGAGTTCAAGGAGAAGACAAAGGTGGATAAGGTGGTTGTGCTATGGACTGCTAACACAGAGCGGTACAGCAATGTAGTTGTGGGGCTTAATGACACCGTGGAGAATCTCATGGCTTCCCTGGAGAAGAATGATGCCGAGATATCTCCATCAACGTTGTATGGGATAGCTTGTGTTCTGGAAAATATGCCTTACATCAACGGAAGCCCACAGAACACTTTCGTGCCTG GGCTCATTGATCTGGCTATTCAAAGGAACAGTCTTATAGGAGGAGATGACTTCAAGAGTGGGCAGACCAAGATGAAGTCTGTCTTGGTTGATTTTCTGGTGGGAGCAGGAATTAAG CCGGCCTCTATTATCAGCTACAATCATCTGGGAAACAATGATGGGATGAATCTCTCGGCGCCACAAACCTTCAGGTCCAAGGAGATCTCAAAGAGCAATGTTGTCGATGACATGGTCTCGAGTAATGGCATCCTCTATGAGACTGGGGAGCACCCTGACCATGTTATTGTCATCAAG TATGTACCATATGTCGGGGACAGCAAGAGGGCAATGGATGAATACACATCAGAGATATTCTTGGGCGGCAGGAGTACCATCGTTCTTCACAACACTTGCGAGGACTCCTTGTTGGCTGCACCCATCATATTGGACTTAGTGTTGCTGGCTGAGCTGAGCACTAGAATCCAACTTAAAGCTGAGGGAGAG GACAAATTCCACTCTTTTCACCCGGTGTCCGCAATTCTGAGTTACCTCACCAAGGCTCCACTT GTTCCTCTAGGCACACCAGTGGTGAATGCCCTCTCCAAGCAGAGGGCCATGCTGGAGAACATACTCAGGGCTTGTGTTGGCCTGGCCCCGGAGAACAACATGAACCTTGAATACAAGTGA